In Tachypleus tridentatus isolate NWPU-2018 chromosome 3, ASM421037v1, whole genome shotgun sequence, the sequence GGAcaataatataactaaataattccTTTAAGTTTAACAATACTTTGGCTTTAGCGAATATTGTTGCTGGGTCTAATTGTTCTGTCCGCCATTAAAACAATAGAAAGTCTATAAACTTACAACACAGGGTGGACACAGAAAGTAGACCAAGGTGGCTTTTCTCGAGAAAAAACTGCCAAAtagaataaacaaaactaattattctATTCATTGGGTGGGTTTTACGTTCGAACACGAACCAAGCCTTTCTATTTGaaatatacgtttattttattttccttgtttttgttgttttatgtagcaaaatataaatattaaaaactctatttcagtttttatttgtttgtgagcTTAcgttttctgtgttgtttttttctttcagattacATGGATGAGCTATGTACTTCAAACACATCAGCTGTTATAGAAGTGTCCACAGACGGTTACAGTTCTTCCGGTATTCTAAACCTAAGCAAGAACGAAAACGTGAAATCAGGATTTGTCTGTAACGTAACAATTCTAACAGAGCCATTATATCAAATCCAAGTAGCTTTTCGCAGTATTAACATTAAAAGCTACACCAACAACGGGATATCCCATATATGCAGAAATTATATTAGAATCATTGCCAACGAAAGCTCGAAATCCAGTAACTACAACAGTAACCCGATTTGTGGAAAAGCTTCGTCCTCTAAAGAGCTTGTATTTCGCTCTTACTCAAATAGCAATGTTATAATTATACAATTCTACAGCGACCCCTATGAAGATAGCTTTTCTTCTACTGGTTTCCAAATgacttttacagtttttaatcTGAGTAAgataagtatattttctttagcttgtttgtaatttcgccaaaagttatacgagggctatctccgctgaccgtccctaatttagcagtgtaacactagagggaaggcaactagtcatcaacatccaccgccaactcttgggctacgcttttacaaacgaagagtgtaagtgactgtcacattataacgccctcaaggccgaaaggtcgagcatgttttgtgcaacgggattcgaacccgcggccctcagattacttgtcgagtgccttaaccacctggccatgctaggtctTTATTTTCAAGCTTCACCTGGTTCTCATTGTTGAGACAGGTTTCACAGTTCTCTCGGTTACACtctttatagaaaatataaatacctataattaaaaaatgtttacattaatatGTTATTGTACATTCTGTCTTTTAaacgtaaaatattaaattgtggcGCTTTATACGCCTTCTTCTCCAACAGGTATGAATCTAGGAATGTCTTCTTCCAGAAGATACGTAACCGGCGTCTAATCACTTCAAAGGTGATAGCGCATATTCAAGAACTATGACGTTCTTGTTATGACGTACGAGTGACGTCAAACAGTAGTGAGCATGCTCTTCTGTCTTAGTAGTTTTGGAATATGGTGCTGAGTGACATGGATTCAGGCCATTGCTTCGGTTGCCTTTAGTGGCATTTACGTGATCGCAAAGTATAATCATAGGAAACGCAAAATGCGCCTTTCATTTTAACTTCTCGAATGTTTTATTAGACATTCCTTTGTAGAGGTTATTAAATTCTAGATCGCAGATTCGTGCTAATTACGTGAAAAATGGTTTTGCAATATATATTGGACCATTGCTGGTATCACGGCTTCCTAGCAAAATTATCGCTGAAAGGCATATTTTATCTATGTGGTTTCATTCCCTCTAGTTTGTATAGTATGTAGTCCTTGTTTAGGTTTATGCAATAACCGAAAACTAACTGAAAATTTCGAGTGATATTGGGTTTACGCTATGAACCAAACCTCAGTTTGTGTTGTTGGACAATGGAACAAAACAATTTTGAGAAGTATACAAACACCTGAAGGTGAACACAAACAGTGCCACGTGGCGACTGCGGCGAGTGTTTCATAAGTGAGATCTGGAGTCGTTACCCGGACacgaatggtttggtttgtttggaatttcgcacaaagctacacgaggactatctgcgctacccgtccctaatttagcaatgtaagactagagggaaggcagctagtcatcaccacccaccgccaactcttgggctactcttttacc encodes:
- the LOC143247007 gene encoding uncharacterized protein LOC143247007 isoform X1, which translates into the protein MQILYDFKIMWKIIFVIWAILKMPQVFTRELEVLVGPGQNGFQFLQSNHHLANTKYPLKYYMDELCTSNTSAVIEVSTDGYSSSGILNLSKNENVKSGFVCNVTILTEPLYQIQVAFRSINIKSYTNNGISHICRNYIRIIANESSKSSNYNSNPICGKASSSKELVFRSYSNSNVIIIQFYSDPYEDSFSSTGFQMTFTVFNLTTNGTCEGKQRFLCTNAFCISEVLLCDSYNNCGDFSDESRSSLAACDINDFPVYLESRPNVLS
- the LOC143247007 gene encoding uncharacterized protein LOC143247007 isoform X2, which encodes MQILYDFKIMWKIIFVIWAILKMPQVFTRELEVLVGPGQNGFQFLQSNHHLANTKYPLKYYMDELCTSNTSAVIEVSTDGYSSSGILNLSKNENVKSGFVCNVTILTEPLYQIQVAFRSINIKSYTNNGISHICRNYIRIIANESSKSSNYNSNPICGKASSSKELVFRSYSNSNVIIIQFYSDPYEDSFSSTGFQMTFTVFNLNFPVYLESRPNVLS